In the genome of Hydrogenophaga sp. PBL-H3, the window TGGCCAACGAGATGAACTACCCCACCGGCAACAAGGCGGCCACCGACAAGATCAAGCCCGAGATCGCGGGCAACAAGACGATCTTTGTGGAGTCCGCCTACTTCGCCAAGATGATCCCGCCGAGCAGCTTCACCAACGAAGCGCGTGAAGCCCTGGCCAACGCTTACAACAGCTTCAAGAAGGGCAAGTAAGGCGTCCGGTTCTCTTCAGACCCGACCCTGGGCTGTTCGTACGCACCGTATGAACAGCCCTTTTTTTGACCCTTGATCCACTTTTCCCGGACAACAACAAGGAATGAACATGGCAGAGACGGGCACCCAGGCGGGTTATCTGGTCACCGAAAAGCTGGTCAAGCGCTTCGACGAAGCCGTGGCGGTGGACGAAGTCTCGCTGTCGATCCGCAAGGGCGAGATCTTTGCCCTGCTGGGCAGCTCGGGGTGTGGCAAGTCCACCCTGCTGCGCATGCTGGCCGGCTTCGAGAAGCCGACCTCGGGGCGCATCCTGCTGGGCGGCCAGGACGTGGCGGCCATGCCGCCGTACGAGCGGCCGGTCAACATGATGTTCCAGTCCTACGCTCTGTTTCCCCACCTCAACATCTGGGAGAACGTGGCCTTTGGCCTGAAACGCGAGGGCCTGCCCAAAGCCGAGGTGCAGCAACGCACCGACGAGATGCTGGCCCTGGTGCAGCTGACGCCCTATGCCCAGCGCAAGCCGCACCAGCTCTCGGGTGGTCAGCAGCAGCGCGTGGCGCTGGCGCGCAGCCTGGCCAAGCGGCCCAAGCTGTTGCTGCTCGACGAGCCGCTGGGCGCACTCGACAAGAAGCTGCGCGAGCAGACCCAGTTTGAACTGGTCAACATCATCGAGAAGGTGGGCGTGACCGTGGTGATGGTGACGCACGACCAGGAAGAGGCCATGACCATGGCCAGCCGCATTGCCATCATGAGCAAGGGGCGCGTGCTGCAGGTGGGCACGCCCGAAGAGATTTACGAGCACCCGGCCAACCGTTTCGTGGCCGACTTCATCGGCAACGTGAACCTGTTCGAAGGCAAGCTGAGCGTGGACGAGCCCGACCGCTGTGCGGTGAGCACGGGCATCGGCGAGATCCAGGTTGGCCACGGCGTGCCAGGTCACCTGGGGATGGTGGTGACGCTGGCCGTGCGGCCTGAGAAGATCGAGATCAGCAAGCACCGCCCCGACGGCGTGGCTGCCAACCTGTTCACAGGCACGGTCAAGGAGATCGCCTACTTCGGCTCCTACAACACCTACATCGTGCAGGCCAGCAACGGCAGCAAGCTCAAAATCACCGAGGCCAACACCTCACGGCAGGATTTGTCGGACATCACCTGGGAGGACACGGTCTTCTTCTGGTGGAACGACAAGGCCGGTGTGGTGCTGAGGGACTGACCATGGCCATGAACCTGCCCATGCCCGGCAAGCGCTTCGTCATCGGCGTGCCCTATGTCTGGCTGTTCGTCTTCTTCTTCCTGCCCTTCCTGATCCTGCTCTACATCA includes:
- a CDS encoding ABC transporter ATP-binding protein — translated: MAETGTQAGYLVTEKLVKRFDEAVAVDEVSLSIRKGEIFALLGSSGCGKSTLLRMLAGFEKPTSGRILLGGQDVAAMPPYERPVNMMFQSYALFPHLNIWENVAFGLKREGLPKAEVQQRTDEMLALVQLTPYAQRKPHQLSGGQQQRVALARSLAKRPKLLLLDEPLGALDKKLREQTQFELVNIIEKVGVTVVMVTHDQEEAMTMASRIAIMSKGRVLQVGTPEEIYEHPANRFVADFIGNVNLFEGKLSVDEPDRCAVSTGIGEIQVGHGVPGHLGMVVTLAVRPEKIEISKHRPDGVAANLFTGTVKEIAYFGSYNTYIVQASNGSKLKITEANTSRQDLSDITWEDTVFFWWNDKAGVVLRD